Proteins encoded by one window of Winogradskyella sp. PG-2:
- the gldF gene encoding gliding motility-associated ABC transporter permease subunit GldF, whose amino-acid sequence MLAILKKEINTFFASPIGYLVIGVFLLLNGLFLWVFKGEFNLLDNGLASLSSFFLLAPWILIFLVPAVTMRSFSDEKKQGTLELLVTKPIYHFQIVLGKYFGALALILIALIPTLLYVYSISQLGNPEGNIDLGSTIGSYFGLLFLIAAYTAIGLFASTLSDNQIVAFIIAVFICFFIYFGFEGLSNYNLLGDLVYMENLGMSAHYNSMSRGVIDTRDLVYFISIALAFLIFTKFRIQKH is encoded by the coding sequence ATGTTAGCAATACTTAAAAAAGAAATAAACACCTTCTTCGCCTCACCAATAGGTTATTTAGTTATTGGCGTTTTTTTATTACTTAACGGTTTGTTTCTTTGGGTTTTTAAAGGGGAGTTCAACCTTTTAGATAATGGCCTAGCTAGTTTATCATCTTTCTTCCTTTTAGCTCCTTGGATTCTTATTTTTTTAGTGCCGGCAGTTACAATGCGAAGTTTTAGTGATGAAAAAAAGCAAGGGACTTTAGAATTATTGGTGACCAAGCCTATTTATCATTTTCAGATTGTTTTAGGAAAATATTTTGGTGCTCTAGCCTTAATACTTATAGCATTAATCCCAACATTACTTTATGTTTATAGTATCTCACAACTAGGAAACCCAGAAGGAAATATAGATTTGGGAAGTACCATTGGTTCTTATTTTGGGTTACTCTTTTTAATAGCGGCATATACTGCTATTGGTTTGTTTGCCTCTACCCTCTCAGATAATCAGATCGTCGCTTTTATAATTGCAGTCTTTATTTGTTTCTTTATTTATTTTGGTTTTGAAGGGCTTTCAAACTATAATTTATTAGGTGATTTAGTATATATGGAAAACCTAGGTATGTCGGCACATTATAATAGCATGAGTCGTGGAGTGATTGACACAAGAGATTTAGTCTATTTTATAAGTATAGCTCTGGCCTTTTTAATATTTACAAAATTTAGAATTCAAAAACATTAA